Proteins from a single region of Lentimicrobium saccharophilum:
- a CDS encoding oligosaccharide flippase family protein translates to MIRKILSTTAARLLIAFANLGIVWLAARTLGAEGMGTISLFILGISIIQMISAMVGGSALVYLVPRYPVVQLLLPSWLWAVFVSLSGSYLLCLFGLIPGELATSLAAVSLLQSLFSINQNIQLGQEKVLQYNFAAVFQTLTVLVTLAILFRVFGQRTIQSYITALFVSYIFGILLSFSGLSRRREKVKRWNPELFREIFRFGGYLQAASFMQLFNYRLSYYIIEKYFDRATLGIFSIGVQISESVWIISKSIALVQYARISNSKDSLYTRNLTLGFIKFTALFTTLITCILLMLPSDFFVLVFQSDFSNVNKVILSLAAGIIAVAVSLMFSHYFSGSGKPWHNTISSGIGLVFTIVLGFTLIPAMGIAGAGITASVSYIAGMTYQLLIFRKVADCRWSDFLIKKEDIVQVAGILRGRV, encoded by the coding sequence ATGATCAGAAAGATACTTTCAACTACCGCGGCCCGCTTGCTGATCGCATTTGCCAACCTGGGCATAGTGTGGCTTGCTGCCCGCACCCTGGGAGCTGAGGGGATGGGCACCATCTCGCTGTTCATCCTTGGCATCAGCATCATACAGATGATCAGCGCCATGGTTGGCGGAAGTGCGCTGGTTTACCTTGTACCCCGGTATCCTGTGGTTCAGTTGCTTCTGCCTTCATGGCTGTGGGCAGTTTTCGTTTCATTGTCCGGAAGTTATCTGCTCTGCCTTTTTGGACTTATCCCCGGTGAACTGGCTACCTCCCTGGCCGCAGTATCATTGCTTCAGTCACTGTTTTCGATCAATCAGAACATTCAGCTGGGGCAGGAAAAAGTACTTCAGTATAATTTCGCAGCTGTATTTCAAACACTTACAGTACTAGTAACCCTGGCCATCCTTTTCAGGGTTTTCGGACAGCGGACAATTCAATCATACATTACCGCGCTGTTTGTTTCCTATATTTTTGGAATTTTGCTGAGCTTCAGTGGGCTCTCACGCAGAAGAGAAAAAGTGAAGCGCTGGAATCCGGAACTGTTCAGGGAAATATTCCGGTTCGGAGGGTATCTGCAGGCTGCCAGTTTTATGCAATTGTTCAACTACCGTTTAAGTTACTATATCATCGAGAAATATTTTGACCGCGCCACGCTTGGCATTTTCTCCATTGGCGTGCAGATTTCCGAAAGTGTATGGATTATTTCAAAAAGCATCGCACTGGTGCAGTACGCGCGCATTTCAAACTCAAAAGACAGCCTGTACACCCGGAACCTCACACTTGGTTTTATAAAATTTACCGCGCTCTTTACCACGCTGATCACCTGCATACTCCTGATGTTACCTTCTGATTTCTTCGTGCTGGTTTTTCAAAGCGACTTCAGCAATGTAAACAAGGTGATTCTGAGTCTTGCAGCCGGCATCATCGCCGTGGCCGTTTCGCTCATGTTCAGCCATTATTTCTCGGGCAGCGGCAAGCCCTGGCATAATACCATATCCTCCGGAATCGGACTGGTTTTCACCATCGTTCTCGGATTTACACTGATTCCCGCAATGGGTATCGCCGGAGCCGGAATTACGGCTTCTGTTTCCTATATAGCCGGAATGACCTATCAGCTGTTGATTTTCAGAAAAGTTGCTGATTGCCGGTGGTCTGACTTCCTGATTAAAAAAGAAGATATTGTGCAGGTAGCAGGCATTTTAAGAGGGAGAGTCTGA
- a CDS encoding DUF368 domain-containing protein has product MKEHLNLFLKGVAMGTANIIPGVSGGTIALITGIFERLINAIKSFNLKAAKLLLKGRFSEFAKHTDLVFLIVLFAGVGFAILSLARIFEFLFKNYPVYIWSYFFGLILASVYFVGKTVSRWSTAAVISFIAGAGFAISLTFMNPATENSSFIYLIICGVAAVCSMILPGISGSFILILMGNYQLVFIDAINNLRFDILLPVVIGAAFGLLGFSYFLSWIFKKFRDQTIALLTGFILGSLGIIWPWKKTIYMLDAAGEILIKKGEPVVERYLISLPPSLDTSFFTAVAFIIAGIASIWIIEKYAAAKQ; this is encoded by the coding sequence ATGAAAGAACACCTGAACCTGTTTCTTAAAGGTGTGGCCATGGGAACAGCCAACATTATCCCCGGCGTTTCCGGAGGAACCATCGCCCTGATAACCGGAATCTTTGAACGGCTGATCAATGCCATCAAGTCATTTAATCTGAAAGCAGCCAAGTTGCTGTTGAAGGGCCGGTTCAGTGAGTTTGCAAAGCATACCGACCTGGTTTTTCTTATAGTCTTGTTTGCCGGTGTGGGATTTGCTATCCTGAGCCTGGCCAGGATATTTGAATTTCTTTTTAAAAATTACCCGGTTTACATCTGGTCCTATTTCTTTGGTCTGATATTGGCATCGGTCTATTTCGTCGGGAAAACGGTATCCAGGTGGTCAACTGCTGCTGTGATCTCATTTATTGCCGGCGCCGGTTTTGCTATTTCGCTTACCTTTATGAATCCGGCCACGGAGAACAGCAGTTTTATTTACCTGATTATCTGTGGTGTGGCAGCGGTGTGCAGTATGATTCTTCCCGGAATTTCAGGTTCTTTTATCCTGATTTTAATGGGAAATTATCAACTGGTTTTTATCGATGCCATCAATAACCTGCGTTTTGATATCCTCCTTCCGGTTGTGATTGGCGCAGCCTTCGGATTACTTGGTTTTTCCTATTTTCTGTCCTGGATATTCAAAAAATTCAGGGACCAGACCATCGCGTTGCTTACCGGATTTATTCTGGGATCGCTGGGGATCATCTGGCCCTGGAAGAAAACGATTTATATGCTTGATGCTGCCGGTGAAATCCTCATTAAGAAAGGTGAACCTGTAGTTGAACGTTATCTGATTTCGCTGCCACCATCATTGGATACTTCTTTCTTTACCGCTGTTGCTTTTATCATTGCAGGTATTGCCAGCATCTGGATTATTGAGAAGTATGCTGCCGCTAAACAGTAA
- a CDS encoding bifunctional ADP-dependent NAD(P)H-hydrate dehydratase/NAD(P)H-hydrate epimerase produces the protein MCALKILPVEKIREADAYTIAHEPVSSTALMERAAAACFRWIVKKVTDTKRVRVVCGMGNNGGDGLVIARLLHAAGYAVDVYIIRHSGEPGVDFTVNFNLLADLPGLVITDVFEADPLIEIDEEDVVIDAILGSGLTRPVTGWMADVIDQINHSGAMVISIDVPSGLFADKAVDQKHPKVIMADFTLTFQMPKLAFLVPENERFCGNWKVLGIGLHPEFIEQCECNNYLIETDDCRSLYKVRSKFAHKGHFGHALLIAGSTGKYGASVMAARACLRSGVGLLTVHTPADGFQTIQGSVHEAMVSIDPDDSCFSALPVLDTYNAIGVGPGLGMDEQSAAALKLLIQQTHVPLVLDADALNILGENKTWLSFLPPGSILTPHPKEFGRLSEPTDNHFNRLELLRAFAVRYRLYIVLKGAFTATATPEGDLFFNPTGNPGMATGGSGDVLTGIILGLRTSGYSARDACILGVWLHGKAGDLAAKKYGQPSMLPGDMIEMLGKAFKKIS, from the coding sequence ATGTGTGCTTTGAAAATATTGCCTGTTGAGAAGATCAGGGAAGCTGATGCCTATACCATAGCGCATGAGCCTGTAAGTTCAACCGCATTGATGGAAAGGGCGGCCGCTGCCTGTTTTCGCTGGATCGTAAAAAAAGTGACGGACACTAAAAGGGTCAGGGTGGTTTGCGGCATGGGCAACAATGGTGGGGATGGACTGGTCATCGCGCGATTGCTGCATGCTGCCGGTTACGCCGTTGATGTATATATTATCCGCCATTCCGGGGAACCAGGTGTTGATTTTACAGTGAATTTCAACCTGCTGGCCGATCTTCCTGGCCTGGTGATTACCGATGTATTTGAAGCGGATCCGCTGATCGAAATTGATGAGGAAGATGTGGTCATCGATGCCATCCTGGGCTCAGGACTGACCCGGCCGGTGACCGGATGGATGGCCGATGTCATCGATCAGATCAACCACAGCGGTGCAATGGTGATTTCAATCGATGTTCCTTCGGGATTGTTTGCCGATAAGGCGGTGGATCAGAAGCATCCGAAAGTAATCATGGCGGACTTCACGTTGACTTTTCAGATGCCGAAACTGGCATTTCTGGTACCTGAAAACGAGCGTTTCTGCGGAAACTGGAAAGTGCTCGGTATCGGGCTGCATCCTGAATTTATCGAACAATGTGAATGCAACAATTACCTGATTGAAACGGACGATTGCCGGAGTCTTTACAAAGTGCGTTCAAAGTTTGCCCATAAAGGGCATTTTGGTCACGCATTGCTGATAGCCGGAAGCACTGGAAAATACGGAGCGTCGGTGATGGCTGCCAGGGCTTGCCTTCGTTCAGGCGTTGGTTTGCTTACAGTTCATACACCTGCCGATGGATTTCAGACCATTCAGGGGTCAGTACATGAAGCCATGGTCAGCATCGACCCTGACGACAGCTGCTTTTCGGCCCTGCCGGTGCTGGATACCTACAATGCCATAGGGGTTGGTCCCGGGCTGGGGATGGATGAACAGAGCGCCGCGGCCCTGAAACTGCTGATACAGCAAACGCATGTCCCCCTGGTGTTGGATGCCGATGCCCTGAATATTTTAGGTGAAAATAAAACCTGGCTTTCTTTTCTGCCTCCTGGCAGCATTCTGACGCCCCACCCGAAAGAATTCGGGCGGCTGTCGGAGCCCACAGATAATCATTTCAACCGGCTTGAATTACTGCGCGCTTTTGCTGTGCGCTACAGGCTATACATAGTACTTAAGGGGGCTTTCACTGCCACGGCCACGCCTGAGGGCGATCTCTTTTTCAACCCTACCGGTAATCCGGGAATGGCCACCGGAGGCAGCGGGGATGTACTTACAGGCATTATCCTCGGCCTGCGGACTTCGGGTTATTCTGCCCGTGACGCCTGTATCCTCGGGGTATGGCTGCATGGAAAAGCCGGAGATCTGGCTGCCAAAAAATACGGGCAGCCATCCATGCTGCCCGGCGATATGATTGAAATGCTGGGAAAAGCTTTTAAGAAAATCAGCTGA
- a CDS encoding SPOR domain-containing protein has translation MLRHRLIYLLLITGLFLPAFRAPAQESGPVLLADHCASPAEVELYNLITAFRKINNLPPIPFSKSLSYVARVHMMDITDNRPDFGGCNPHSWSDKGQWKPCCYARDEKRIICMTEKPKELTMYKAKAWEIVYEGGEPARAEDAFNLWKNISLTRDYLINGGKWTKPWKAIGIGIYGDYAAVWFGEGDDPEKIYTACGSDSAFTLPGDPEINRGQLTENPSAASPVFSIITGSLNTLEKANREVARLRGLGYPKARLIPAGNNYRISIADYPTETEAQRHLREIQAGFPGAWVLKPDAP, from the coding sequence ATGTTAAGGCATAGGCTGATTTATTTACTGCTCATAACAGGCTTGTTCCTGCCGGCGTTTCGGGCTCCGGCGCAGGAAAGCGGCCCGGTCCTCCTTGCAGACCATTGCGCTTCCCCCGCTGAAGTGGAGTTATACAATCTGATCACCGCTTTCCGGAAAATCAATAACCTCCCCCCTATTCCGTTCAGCAAATCACTGTCATACGTCGCCCGTGTCCACATGATGGATATTACTGATAACCGTCCCGATTTTGGTGGCTGTAACCCGCACAGCTGGTCAGATAAGGGCCAATGGAAACCATGCTGCTATGCCCGCGACGAGAAGCGCATCATTTGTATGACAGAGAAGCCGAAAGAGCTTACCATGTATAAAGCAAAGGCCTGGGAAATCGTATATGAAGGCGGGGAGCCTGCCAGGGCCGAAGATGCTTTCAACCTCTGGAAAAACATTTCATTGACCCGCGATTACCTGATTAACGGCGGCAAATGGACCAAACCCTGGAAAGCCATCGGCATCGGCATTTATGGTGATTACGCGGCCGTCTGGTTTGGCGAAGGCGACGACCCTGAGAAGATATACACAGCCTGCGGGTCTGACTCAGCATTTACCCTTCCGGGAGACCCGGAAATCAACCGGGGGCAATTAACGGAGAATCCATCCGCTGCATCACCGGTGTTTTCAATAATTACCGGATCGCTCAACACCCTGGAAAAAGCAAACAGGGAAGTGGCACGTCTGCGTGGTTTGGGTTATCCCAAAGCAAGACTGATTCCAGCCGGAAACAATTACAGAATCTCCATCGCAGATTACCCCACCGAAACCGAAGCACAGCGACACCTCAGAGAGATACAGGCCGGCTTCCCCGGCGCCTGGGTGCTGAAGCCTGACGCACCATAG
- a CDS encoding shikimate dehydrogenase family protein, producing MRIYGLIGQTLKHSWSREYFIRKFAAGGIHADYILFELARINDLPVLVRTEQQLYGLNVTIPYKKSVIPFLSDLSPEAEAIGAVNTIRIERQGQDIRLTGFNTDAPAFGAELGRFAFRESKRALILGTGGAAMAVAHVLKNEGWTFSMVSRSGKLPNVLSYDKLTPDIMASVELIVNATPAGMYPEVDTMPPLPWDYITRKHLLFDLIYNPEETRFMQMGQAKGARAINGLGMLKRQADLAWEIWPKDQTQEK from the coding sequence GTGCGCATATACGGACTCATCGGACAGACATTGAAACATTCCTGGTCCCGGGAATACTTTATCCGTAAGTTCGCCGCCGGTGGAATCCATGCGGATTATATACTGTTTGAACTTGCCAGGATCAATGATTTGCCCGTGTTGGTAAGGACTGAGCAACAGCTTTACGGATTGAATGTTACGATTCCCTACAAAAAATCCGTGATCCCCTTTCTTTCTGATCTTTCTCCTGAAGCGGAGGCCATCGGCGCTGTGAATACGATCCGGATTGAGCGACAGGGCCAGGATATCCGATTGACCGGATTCAATACCGATGCACCGGCATTCGGCGCCGAACTGGGCAGATTTGCTTTCAGGGAATCAAAAAGGGCGTTAATTCTTGGAACCGGTGGCGCAGCGATGGCCGTGGCCCATGTGCTGAAAAACGAAGGGTGGACGTTCAGCATGGTAAGCCGGAGCGGAAAGCTGCCCAACGTGTTAAGCTATGATAAGCTTACCCCTGATATTATGGCATCTGTAGAACTGATTGTAAATGCCACCCCGGCCGGCATGTATCCTGAAGTTGATACTATGCCGCCATTACCGTGGGATTACATCACCCGTAAGCACCTGCTCTTTGACCTGATATATAATCCTGAGGAGACCCGTTTTATGCAGATGGGTCAGGCAAAAGGGGCAAGGGCGATCAATGGCCTCGGGATGCTGAAACGTCAGGCTGATCTGGCGTGGGAAATCTGGCCGAAAGATCAGACTCAGGAGAAATAA
- a CDS encoding glucosamine inositolphosphorylceramide transferase family protein, translating to MAENNDSRRLRFAVMCNSTELQQWQKQSLDALLLSGCAEPVLLIMPAGNNAKPGKKFWRRIIAYPWNKIIFRKYYQYFFRPQAFRKTIADLGNDEIPVIRCTTTLKKKYSEYFSPEDIEAIRSYRPDFILKFGFGIIRGEILNCAPYGVWSFHHGDEQKYRGVPPAFREILHNDRVTASILQRLTEKLDGGVILRKGFFPTIYHSWRANLDQAIALSLNWPADVCREIIAQHTFPAGGESTSTTAPVYKEPENTTMLQFIAKQFVNKIKFHFLELFQAEQWSTGIIRARTAEVAGNIDYSPDPEMVSWLHSGSNDRYFADGFALRTRHRILLLFEDYSYRQRKGRISAAWYNERDHDFSDITCALEEPWHLSYPFIFKEKDDFYCIPESKDHGSVELYRLDTDSMKLTFVRTLLPGVAAADPTLVFHQNRWFLFFTPAHATNVELHIWHSPDLDQPFEPHELNPVKADIRNARPAGSLFKLDDKLYRPAQDCSQTYGGKVVINEIKILSEEAFLEMPVSTLEPPHGYKGIHNLSFAGDYMYFDCKKFVFSPASFLYQAGKRFRSKKHTSTGIKQL from the coding sequence ATGGCGGAGAACAACGATAGCAGACGGCTGAGGTTTGCCGTAATGTGCAATTCCACAGAGCTTCAGCAATGGCAGAAGCAGTCGCTCGATGCCCTGCTGTTATCGGGGTGCGCCGAACCGGTACTGCTGATCATGCCCGCCGGTAACAATGCTAAACCGGGAAAAAAGTTCTGGCGAAGAATTATAGCTTATCCCTGGAATAAAATCATCTTCAGAAAATATTATCAATACTTCTTTCGTCCCCAGGCCTTCCGGAAGACCATCGCAGACCTCGGAAACGATGAAATACCTGTTATCCGTTGCACTACCACACTGAAAAAAAAATACAGTGAATATTTCAGTCCTGAGGATATTGAAGCCATCAGATCATACCGGCCGGATTTCATCCTGAAATTCGGATTTGGCATAATCCGCGGGGAGATATTGAATTGTGCACCATACGGAGTATGGTCATTCCATCACGGGGACGAGCAAAAATACAGGGGGGTACCTCCGGCTTTCCGTGAAATCTTGCACAATGACAGAGTTACCGCATCCATACTGCAACGGCTCACTGAAAAGCTCGACGGGGGCGTAATCCTGCGTAAGGGCTTTTTCCCCACCATTTATCATTCATGGCGCGCGAACCTCGATCAGGCGATTGCGCTTTCGCTCAACTGGCCGGCGGATGTATGCCGCGAAATTATCGCCCAGCACACATTCCCGGCCGGCGGTGAATCGACCAGCACCACGGCACCCGTTTACAAGGAGCCTGAAAACACTACGATGTTGCAATTTATTGCAAAACAGTTTGTTAACAAGATAAAATTTCATTTTCTGGAACTTTTTCAGGCAGAGCAATGGTCGACCGGTATCATCAGGGCGCGTACCGCTGAAGTGGCAGGCAATATTGATTACTCCCCCGATCCTGAAATGGTGTCATGGCTCCATTCCGGAAGCAATGACCGCTATTTTGCGGATGGATTTGCGCTCAGGACCCGGCACCGGATATTGCTGTTGTTTGAAGATTACTCTTACCGGCAGCGCAAAGGCAGGATTTCAGCTGCATGGTACAACGAACGGGACCATGATTTCAGCGACATAACCTGTGCCCTTGAAGAACCCTGGCATTTGTCGTATCCTTTCATTTTTAAGGAAAAGGATGATTTCTATTGCATCCCTGAGTCAAAGGACCACGGGTCGGTAGAGTTGTACCGGCTCGATACCGATAGCATGAAGCTAACCTTCGTCCGAACGCTGCTCCCGGGGGTCGCAGCTGCAGATCCGACGCTGGTTTTTCATCAGAACCGCTGGTTTCTGTTTTTCACACCTGCCCATGCTACCAATGTAGAATTGCACATCTGGCATTCTCCGGACCTGGACCAACCTTTTGAACCACATGAACTGAATCCCGTGAAGGCCGATATCCGGAATGCCCGCCCGGCCGGTTCACTTTTCAAGCTTGATGATAAACTTTACCGGCCGGCGCAGGACTGCTCCCAGACCTATGGCGGAAAGGTGGTGATCAACGAAATCAAAATCCTGTCAGAAGAAGCTTTTCTGGAAATGCCGGTGAGTACGCTGGAACCTCCCCACGGCTACAAGGGCATTCATAACCTTTCATTTGCCGGTGACTACATGTACTTTGACTGCAAGAAATTCGTTTTTTCTCCGGCTTCATTTCTTTACCAGGCAGGCAAGCGTTTCAGATCAAAGAAGCATACTTCAACGGGCATAAAACAGTTATGA
- a CDS encoding response regulator transcription factor → MDKPEAKILLVDDETDILEFLSYNLRKEGFEVHCARNGIEAVETARRVTPDLIILDIMMPGSDGYETCREIRAMPGLSETMIAFLSARGEDMSQVEGFEAGGDDYIRKPVRPRVFISRVRALLRRLPEKAKDDSKLVLEDLIIDKERYVVIRKGVETELSKKEFELLLLLTSRPNKVFTRDEIFAGVWGPDVIVGERTIDVHIRKIREKIGTGRIKTIKGVGYYFS, encoded by the coding sequence ATGGATAAACCGGAAGCAAAAATACTGCTTGTTGATGATGAAACGGATATTCTTGAGTTTCTGAGCTATAACCTGCGAAAGGAAGGCTTTGAAGTACATTGTGCTCGCAACGGCATCGAGGCTGTTGAAACAGCCCGTCGGGTTACTCCCGATCTGATCATACTGGATATCATGATGCCGGGTTCAGATGGTTATGAAACCTGCCGTGAAATAAGGGCAATGCCGGGCCTCAGTGAAACCATGATCGCATTCCTGTCAGCACGCGGGGAAGATATGTCGCAGGTAGAGGGCTTCGAGGCCGGCGGGGACGATTACATCAGGAAACCGGTGAGACCCAGGGTGTTTATCAGCCGGGTAAGGGCATTGTTGCGCAGGCTGCCCGAAAAGGCAAAAGACGATTCAAAACTGGTTCTTGAGGACCTTATCATTGATAAGGAAAGATATGTGGTAATCCGTAAGGGCGTTGAAACCGAGCTTTCAAAAAAAGAATTTGAATTGCTGCTGCTGCTGACTTCGCGGCCCAATAAAGTATTCACCCGTGATGAAATCTTTGCCGGCGTTTGGGGCCCGGATGTGATAGTGGGTGAACGCACCATTGACGTTCACATCCGCAAGATCAGGGAAAAGATCGGGACAGGGCGCATTAAAACCATCAAGGGAGTGGGATATTATTTCTCCTGA
- a CDS encoding DNA topoisomerase IV subunit B, which yields MEELEITQSNPGAYSDDAVVTLDWKEHIRLRPGMYIGKLGDGSSQDDGIYVLIKEIIDNAIDEFVMGNGRTIEVAIKDQRVTIRDYGRGIPLGKVIDCVSKINTGAKYDSKVFKKAVGLNGVGSKAVNALSGSFTAQSIREGKTKIVEFERGEIISDLPEEPSNLRSGTIISFVPDEKVFGHYHFISEYIEQMLWNYVFLNNGLTIWYNGTKMQAKNGLLDLLQRNINGNPLVYPIIQIKDEDFECAFTHSGRQYGEEYYSFVNGQHTTQGGTHQAAFREALVKTIRDFYKKDFDPSDIRQCMVAAISIKVQEPVFESQTKTKLGSQLMEPDGQSIRNYIGDILKKQLDNYLHMNSDVAEALLRRIMQSEKERKDFANIKKLAKESVKKVSLHNKKLRDCRIHYNSNDNRRLETTLFITEGDSASGSITKSRDVNTQAVFSLKGKPLNCYGLTKRVVYENDEFNLLQSALNIEEGVENLRYNYIVIATDADVDGMHIRLLMLTFFLQFYPDVVKSGHLYILQTPLFRVRNKKKTIYCYTDEERVSAIAELGPNPEITRFKGLGEISPEEFKNFIGPNMRLDPILLRKLSEIPDLLSFYMGRNTPDRQVFIMDNLRMEEDLVNAEA from the coding sequence ATGGAAGAACTCGAAATTACACAGAGCAATCCGGGCGCCTACTCGGATGATGCTGTTGTTACGCTTGACTGGAAAGAGCACATACGCCTGAGGCCTGGCATGTACATTGGCAAGCTCGGAGACGGCTCCTCCCAGGATGATGGCATTTACGTCCTCATCAAGGAGATTATCGATAATGCGATTGATGAATTTGTTATGGGTAATGGCCGCACCATTGAAGTGGCCATCAAGGACCAGCGGGTTACAATAAGGGATTACGGACGTGGCATTCCCCTCGGGAAAGTAATTGATTGTGTATCCAAGATCAATACCGGGGCTAAATATGACTCCAAAGTATTTAAAAAGGCGGTCGGCCTCAATGGCGTCGGATCAAAGGCGGTAAACGCCTTATCCGGCAGTTTTACCGCGCAGAGTATCCGCGAGGGCAAAACCAAGATCGTTGAATTCGAACGGGGGGAGATCATCAGCGACCTGCCCGAAGAGCCCAGCAACCTCCGCAGCGGGACCATCATAAGTTTTGTACCCGACGAGAAAGTGTTCGGACATTACCACTTTATCTCTGAATATATCGAACAGATGCTCTGGAACTATGTGTTCCTGAACAATGGCCTGACGATATGGTACAACGGAACAAAAATGCAGGCGAAAAACGGTCTGCTGGATCTGCTGCAACGAAACATCAACGGCAATCCGCTGGTGTATCCGATTATCCAGATCAAGGATGAGGACTTTGAATGCGCCTTTACCCACAGCGGAAGGCAATACGGCGAGGAATACTATTCATTTGTCAACGGACAGCACACCACGCAGGGCGGCACCCATCAGGCAGCTTTCCGCGAAGCGCTGGTGAAAACAATCAGGGATTTTTACAAAAAAGATTTCGATCCCAGCGACATCAGGCAATGCATGGTGGCTGCCATCAGCATTAAAGTGCAGGAACCTGTTTTTGAGTCGCAGACAAAAACCAAGCTGGGCTCTCAACTGATGGAGCCAGATGGTCAGAGCATCCGCAACTACATCGGCGATATCCTGAAAAAGCAGCTTGACAATTACCTGCATATGAACAGCGATGTTGCAGAAGCATTGCTGCGCAGGATCATGCAAAGCGAAAAGGAAAGGAAAGATTTTGCCAACATAAAAAAACTGGCCAAAGAGAGCGTTAAGAAGGTAAGTCTGCATAACAAGAAACTGCGCGATTGCCGGATTCATTACAACAGCAATGACAACCGCAGGCTCGAAACAACGCTTTTCATCACAGAGGGAGACTCGGCCAGCGGCTCCATCACCAAATCGCGCGATGTGAACACCCAGGCGGTGTTCAGTCTGAAAGGAAAACCGCTAAACTGTTACGGTCTTACCAAACGTGTGGTTTACGAGAACGATGAGTTCAACCTTTTGCAGTCTGCCCTGAATATTGAAGAAGGCGTTGAAAACCTGCGGTATAACTACATCGTTATTGCCACCGATGCCGATGTCGACGGTATGCATATACGTTTGCTGATGCTGACTTTCTTCCTCCAGTTTTATCCCGATGTGGTAAAGTCAGGCCACCTGTATATTCTGCAGACACCGCTTTTCAGGGTCAGGAACAAAAAGAAAACGATATACTGTTACACTGACGAAGAGCGCGTATCTGCCATCGCCGAACTGGGGCCCAATCCTGAAATTACCCGTTTTAAAGGACTTGGGGAGATTTCGCCCGAAGAATTCAAAAACTTCATTGGCCCCAATATGCGGCTGGATCCAATCCTTCTTCGTAAATTATCAGAAATCCCTGATTTGTTAAGCTTCTACATGGGGCGCAACACTCCTGACCGACAGGTGTTTATCATGGACAACCTGCGCATGGAGGAAGATCTTGTAAATGCGGAAGCCTGA